Proteins encoded within one genomic window of Flavobacterium oreochromis:
- a CDS encoding M13-type metalloendopeptidase, whose amino-acid sequence MGAETKKKALFKLSKIVMKVGYPDKWKDLSSIVIDKTHYLVNIMAVNQWAYNEMASKYGKQVDRTEWGMYPQTYNAYYNPSNNEICVPACNIIVPGFQGYMPDDAVLYGIIGGSTFGHEITHGFDDQGSQYDEKGNLNNWWTPEDLKKFKAKTKAIVKQYNKYEALPHKFVNGEATQGENIADLGGVVMGYEAFKRTEQFRKNQKIAGLTPNERFFLAYGYAWMVNIKPEALAQQLIEDVHSPARYRINGPLSNIDSFYDTFKITNRGKMFIPKKIES is encoded by the coding sequence ATGGGTGCAGAAACTAAGAAAAAAGCACTTTTTAAACTTTCAAAAATAGTTATGAAAGTTGGTTATCCAGATAAATGGAAAGATTTGTCTTCTATAGTAATTGATAAAACACATTATTTGGTAAATATAATGGCTGTTAATCAATGGGCTTACAATGAAATGGCCTCAAAATATGGGAAACAAGTGGATCGTACTGAATGGGGGATGTATCCGCAAACCTATAATGCTTATTATAATCCAAGCAATAATGAAATATGTGTTCCTGCTTGTAATATAATTGTTCCTGGTTTTCAAGGATATATGCCAGATGATGCGGTCCTATATGGTATTATAGGAGGTTCTACTTTTGGACACGAAATAACACATGGTTTTGATGATCAAGGAAGTCAATATGATGAAAAAGGAAATCTAAATAATTGGTGGACTCCAGAAGACTTGAAGAAATTTAAAGCTAAAACAAAAGCTATTGTAAAACAATATAATAAATACGAAGCATTACCCCATAAATTTGTAAATGGAGAAGCAACCCAAGGAGAAAATATAGCTGATTTAGGAGGTGTGGTTATGGGGTATGAAGCATTTAAAAGAACAGAACAATTTAGAAAAAATCAAAAAATAGCGGGTTTAACCCCTAATGAGCGTTTCTTCCTAGCTTATGGCTATGCTTGGATGGTTAATATAAAACCAGAAGCATTAGCGCAACAATTAATAGAAGATGTTCACTCACCAGCACGTTATAGAATTAATGGTCCACTTAGTAACATAGATTCTTTTTATGATACTTTTAAAATTACAAATAGAGGTAAGATGTTTATTCCTAAAAAGATAGAATCATAA
- a CDS encoding HD domain-containing protein, producing MSNTNKLKIFNDPIYGFITIPNPFIYDLIQHPYFQRLRRITQMGMSYLVYPGANHTRFHHALGCLHIMQKAVSVLRFKNVIISEEEENALYIAILLHDIGHGPFSHAMEHSIVEDVHHEEISLLFMNKLNKEFDGKLTLAIQIFKGEYHRKFMLQLISSQLDMDRMDYLKRDSFYSGVEEGKINSDRLIQMMNVVDDVLVIEEKGIYSVEKFLMARRLMYWQVYLHKTSLVAEEILTRILKRAKELYQKGIEVECSKPLYFFIKNKIYFEKFDDFILDEFSKLDDTDVVGAIKNWQYHQDYTLSELSRIIINRDLLKIKMGEEKFSSEEINQLVEDFAQLKNISSVESKYFVFKGKIKNQAYSKIAEPIRILKKMEH from the coding sequence GTGAGTAATACAAACAAACTTAAGATATTTAACGATCCTATATATGGTTTTATAACCATCCCAAATCCTTTTATTTATGATTTAATACAACATCCTTATTTTCAACGTTTAAGAAGGATAACGCAAATGGGTATGTCATATCTAGTTTATCCAGGAGCCAATCATACACGCTTTCATCACGCATTAGGATGCTTGCATATAATGCAAAAAGCAGTTAGTGTGCTTCGATTTAAAAATGTTATCATTTCAGAAGAAGAAGAAAATGCACTCTATATTGCCATATTGTTACATGATATAGGGCATGGTCCCTTTTCACATGCCATGGAACACAGTATAGTAGAAGATGTTCATCATGAAGAAATTTCTCTTTTATTTATGAATAAATTAAATAAAGAATTTGATGGGAAATTAACTTTAGCGATTCAGATTTTTAAAGGAGAGTATCATCGGAAATTTATGCTTCAACTTATTTCAAGTCAATTAGATATGGATCGTATGGACTATTTGAAAAGAGATAGCTTTTATAGTGGAGTTGAAGAAGGAAAGATTAATTCTGATAGGTTAATCCAGATGATGAATGTTGTAGACGATGTTTTAGTAATAGAAGAAAAAGGGATTTATTCTGTCGAAAAATTTTTAATGGCTCGTAGATTAATGTATTGGCAAGTATATTTACATAAAACCAGTTTAGTAGCAGAAGAAATTCTAACACGAATATTAAAAAGAGCTAAAGAGTTATATCAAAAAGGAATTGAAGTAGAATGTAGTAAACCTTTGTACTTTTTTATTAAAAATAAAATTTATTTTGAAAAATTTGATGATTTTATATTAGATGAATTTTCAAAATTAGATGATACAGATGTAGTAGGAGCAATTAAAAATTGGCAATACCATCAGGACTATACCCTTAGCGAGTTAAGTAGAATTATAATAAATAGAGATCTACTAAAAATAAAAATGGGAGAAGAAAAATTTTCTTCTGAAGAAATAAATCAACTAGTAGAAGATTTTGCCCAATTAAAAAATATATCATCTGTAGAATCAAAATATTTTGTATTCAAAGGTAAAATAAAAAATCAGGCCTATAGCAAAATAGCGGAACCTATCAGAATACTCAAAAAGATGGAACACTAG
- the lpxD gene encoding UDP-3-O-(3-hydroxymyristoyl)glucosamine N-acyltransferase: protein MKFTAEQIAGILEGEVVGNPSAEVSKLSKIEEGTEGSLTFLANPKYQSYIYETKATITIVNKSFEPENKLTTTLVKVEDAYKSFSKLLEFYNQIKHNKTGIEEPSMLSKSAKYGGNFYLGAFSYIGENVIIGENVKIFPNSFIGDNVIIGDNTMIFAGAKIYSETIIGKNCTIHSGTVIGADGFGFAPNANGEYSKVPQIGNVVIEDNVDIGAATTIDRATLGSTIIRKGVKLDNQIQIAHNVEIGKNTVIASQTGIAGSTKIGENCMIGGQVGIVGHIIIGNNVKIQAQSGIGRSLKDGEVVQGSPALGYNDFNKSYVHFKNLPKIVSEITELKKI from the coding sequence ATGAAGTTTACAGCAGAACAAATTGCAGGAATATTAGAAGGCGAAGTAGTAGGAAACCCTAGTGCTGAAGTCTCTAAACTGTCTAAGATAGAAGAAGGTACAGAAGGATCGTTAACGTTTTTAGCAAATCCTAAATACCAAAGTTATATATATGAAACGAAGGCAACTATAACAATTGTAAATAAAAGTTTTGAGCCAGAAAACAAATTAACTACCACTTTAGTTAAAGTAGAAGACGCATATAAGTCTTTTTCAAAATTATTAGAGTTTTATAATCAAATTAAACATAATAAAACAGGTATAGAAGAACCTTCTATGCTGTCAAAAAGTGCTAAATATGGAGGGAATTTCTATTTAGGAGCTTTTAGTTATATAGGAGAAAATGTAATTATAGGGGAAAATGTAAAAATATTTCCCAATTCATTTATAGGAGATAACGTTATTATTGGTGATAATACAATGATTTTTGCTGGAGCAAAAATTTATTCAGAAACAATAATAGGGAAAAATTGTACAATCCATTCAGGTACAGTTATAGGTGCAGATGGATTTGGTTTTGCTCCTAATGCAAACGGAGAATATAGTAAAGTGCCTCAAATAGGAAATGTTGTTATAGAAGATAATGTAGACATAGGAGCAGCAACTACTATAGATAGAGCTACATTAGGATCTACAATTATACGTAAAGGGGTTAAGTTAGATAATCAAATTCAAATAGCTCACAACGTTGAAATAGGTAAAAATACAGTAATCGCCTCTCAAACAGGAATTGCAGGATCTACAAAAATTGGAGAAAACTGCATGATTGGAGGGCAGGTAGGTATAGTAGGGCATATTATTATAGGTAATAACGTAAAAATACAAGCTCAATCAGGTATTGGTAGAAGTTTAAAAGATGGGGAAGTAGTACAAGGTAGTCCTGCTTTAGGTTACAATGATTTTAATAAATCATATGTGCATTTCAAAAACTTACCCAAAATTGTTTCAGAGATAACAGAACTAAAAAAAATATAA
- a CDS encoding bifunctional UDP-3-O-[3-hydroxymyristoyl] N-acetylglucosamine deacetylase/3-hydroxyacyl-ACP dehydratase, translated as MVKQKTIQSEITLKGVGLHTGKEVTMTFKPAPINNGFTFIRVDLEGQPIIEADANYVVNTQRGTNLEKLGVMIQTPEHVLAALVGCDLDNIIIELDASELPIMDGSSKHFVEAIEKVGLIDQDAEREVYVVKEVISYLDEATGSEITVIPSDEYSVTTMVDFGTKVLGTQNASMKSISEFKSEIASCRTFSFLHELEMLLEHGLIKGGDLNNAIVYVDKELSNETMEKLRVAFGKDEISITPNGVLDNLTLHYPNEAARHKLLDVVGDLALIGTKIKGKIIANKPGHFVNTQFAKKIAKIIKNEQRNNVPVYDLNKEPLMDIHKIMSMLPHRPPFLLVDRILSMTDTQVVGLKNVTMNEDFFIGHFPGAPVMPGVLIVEAMAQTGGILILSTVPDPENYLTYFMKIDNVKFKHKVLPGDTLIFKLELLSPIRRGICHMQGYAFANGKLVAEAELMAQIVKNQ; from the coding sequence ATGGTTAAACAAAAGACCATTCAGTCAGAAATTACACTAAAAGGAGTTGGTTTACATACAGGTAAAGAAGTTACAATGACTTTTAAGCCCGCTCCCATAAATAATGGTTTTACTTTTATACGTGTTGATTTAGAAGGACAACCTATTATTGAAGCAGATGCAAATTATGTTGTTAATACACAAAGAGGTACAAATTTAGAAAAGTTAGGAGTTATGATTCAAACTCCTGAACATGTTTTGGCAGCACTAGTAGGATGTGATTTAGATAACATAATTATAGAATTAGATGCGTCAGAATTACCTATAATGGACGGTTCTTCCAAACATTTTGTCGAAGCTATCGAAAAAGTAGGATTAATAGATCAAGATGCAGAACGAGAAGTATATGTAGTAAAAGAAGTTATTTCCTATTTAGATGAAGCAACAGGTAGTGAGATTACCGTTATTCCATCAGATGAATATTCTGTTACTACAATGGTAGATTTTGGAACAAAAGTATTAGGTACTCAGAATGCTTCAATGAAAAGTATTTCTGAATTTAAATCAGAAATAGCTTCTTGTAGAACTTTTAGTTTTTTACATGAGCTAGAAATGCTTTTAGAACATGGTTTGATAAAAGGAGGAGATCTTAACAATGCTATTGTTTATGTTGATAAAGAATTGTCAAACGAAACAATGGAAAAATTAAGAGTCGCTTTTGGGAAAGATGAAATTTCAATTACACCAAATGGAGTACTTGATAATCTAACCTTACATTATCCAAACGAAGCAGCTCGTCATAAATTATTAGATGTTGTAGGAGATTTAGCATTAATAGGCACTAAAATTAAAGGTAAAATTATAGCTAATAAGCCTGGACATTTTGTAAATACCCAGTTTGCTAAAAAAATAGCTAAAATCATAAAAAATGAACAACGTAACAATGTTCCCGTTTATGATTTAAATAAAGAACCTTTGATGGATATTCATAAAATAATGTCTATGCTCCCGCACAGACCGCCATTTTTATTAGTAGATAGAATTTTGAGCATGACTGATACTCAAGTGGTAGGTTTGAAAAATGTAACTATGAACGAAGATTTCTTCATTGGACATTTTCCAGGAGCTCCTGTAATGCCTGGTGTTTTAATAGTTGAAGCAATGGCCCAAACAGGAGGAATATTAATTTTAAGTACAGTTCCTGATCCTGAAAATTACTTAACTTATTTTATGAAAATTGATAATGTTAAGTTTAAACATAAAGTTTTACCAGGTGATACTTTAATCTTTAAGCTAGAATTATTATCTCCAATAAGAAGAGGTATTTGTCATATGCAGGGATACGCATTTGCTAATGGTAAATTAGTAGCAGAAGCCGAATTAATGGCTCAAATTGTTAAAAACCAATAA
- the efp gene encoding elongation factor P, translating into MASTADIRNGLCIKYNHDIFKIVEFLHVKPGKGPAFVRTKLKSLTSGKVLDNTFSAGHKIDVVRVETHTYQYLYNEGSEFHFMNQETFEQITLNKDILDAPDLLKEGTNVMVQINTETEMPLSVDMPASVVLEVTYAEPGVKGNTATNATKPATVETGAQVNVPLFINEGDKIKIDTATGAYMERVKE; encoded by the coding sequence ATGGCAAGTACGGCAGACATTAGAAACGGATTGTGTATTAAGTATAATCACGATATTTTTAAAATCGTTGAATTTTTACATGTTAAACCAGGGAAAGGACCTGCTTTCGTTAGAACCAAGTTAAAATCATTGACATCAGGAAAAGTATTGGACAATACTTTCTCAGCAGGTCATAAAATTGATGTAGTAAGAGTTGAAACACATACTTATCAATACTTATACAACGAAGGATCAGAATTTCATTTTATGAATCAAGAAACCTTTGAGCAAATAACTTTAAATAAAGATATTTTAGATGCTCCTGATTTATTAAAAGAAGGCACGAATGTAATGGTACAAATTAATACAGAAACAGAAATGCCTTTATCTGTAGATATGCCAGCTTCAGTAGTTTTAGAAGTAACTTATGCAGAACCAGGGGTGAAAGGAAATACAGCGACTAATGCGACAAAGCCCGCTACTGTAGAAACAGGAGCACAAGTTAATGTACCTTTATTTATTAATGAAGGAGATAAAATTAAAATAGATACAGCAACAGGCGCTTATATGGAGCGTGTTAAGGAATAA
- a CDS encoding UDP-3-O-(3-hydroxymyristoyl)glucosamine N-acyltransferase, with protein MRFLRQYSLKEIASIINCKFIGDANFPVLGMNEIHVVQSGDIVFVDHPKYYDKALQSAATIILINKEVDCPEGKALLISEDPFRDFNFLTQYFKPFQASNTSVSSTAQIGENTIIQPNCFIGNNVKIGSNCLIHSNVSIYDHTVIGDNVIIHSGTIIGADAFYYKKRPEGFDQLLSGGRVVLEDNVGIGALCTIDKGVTGDTTIGEGTKIDNQVHVGHDTIIGKRCLIASQTGIAGCVVIEDEVTLWGQVGITSSIKIGSKAVVMGQTGVTKSLEGSKVYFGTPVEESREKLKQLANLKKIPEILSKLNQNDE; from the coding sequence ATGAGGTTTCTTAGACAATATAGTTTAAAGGAAATAGCGTCTATTATAAATTGTAAATTTATAGGAGACGCTAATTTTCCTGTTTTAGGAATGAATGAAATACATGTGGTTCAATCAGGCGATATTGTTTTTGTAGACCATCCTAAATATTATGATAAAGCTCTACAATCTGCAGCTACAATTATTTTAATAAATAAAGAAGTAGATTGTCCTGAAGGAAAAGCATTGTTAATTTCAGAAGACCCTTTTAGAGATTTTAATTTTCTTACCCAATATTTTAAACCATTTCAAGCATCTAATACCTCTGTGTCCTCGACTGCTCAGATAGGAGAAAATACTATAATACAACCTAACTGTTTTATTGGAAATAATGTAAAAATAGGTTCGAATTGCCTAATTCACTCTAATGTATCTATTTATGATCATACCGTTATTGGAGATAACGTTATTATTCATTCAGGAACCATTATTGGAGCAGACGCATTTTATTATAAAAAAAGACCAGAAGGATTTGATCAATTATTATCAGGAGGAAGAGTTGTGCTTGAAGATAATGTAGGTATCGGAGCATTATGTACAATTGATAAAGGAGTTACAGGTGATACTACTATAGGAGAAGGTACAAAAATAGATAATCAAGTACATGTAGGACATGATACCATAATAGGTAAAAGATGTTTAATCGCTTCACAAACAGGTATTGCAGGTTGTGTTGTTATAGAAGATGAAGTTACATTGTGGGGTCAAGTAGGAATTACAAGTAGTATAAAGATAGGAAGTAAAGCAGTGGTAATGGGGCAAACTGGTGTTACAAAATCACTGGAAGGATCAAAAGTTTACTTTGGTACACCAGTAGAAGAATCACGAGAAAAACTAAAACAATTAGCAAATCTTAAAAAAATACCAGAAATACTTAGTAAGCTTAATCAAAACGACGAATAA
- the sucD gene encoding succinate--CoA ligase subunit alpha translates to MSVLVNKDSKIIVQGFTGSEGTFHASQMIEYGTNVVGGVTPGKGGSTHLDRPVFNTVKDAVDQAGADTSIIFVPPAFAADAIMEAADAGIKVIICITEGIPVADMIKAYDYIKGRGCRLVGPNCPGVITPEEAKVGIMPGFVFKKGNIGIVSKSGTLTYEAADQVVRQGFGITTAIGIGGDPIIGTTTKEAVELLMNDPETHCIIMIGEIGGQLEADAAKWIKADGNRKPVVGFIAGETAPKGRTMGHAGAIVGGADDTAEAKKRIMRENGIHVVDSPAEIGKKVKEVLG, encoded by the coding sequence ATGAGTGTTTTAGTAAATAAAGATTCAAAAATAATCGTACAAGGTTTTACAGGAAGTGAAGGTACTTTCCATGCTTCGCAAATGATAGAGTACGGAACTAACGTAGTAGGAGGAGTTACTCCTGGTAAAGGAGGTTCTACACATTTAGATCGTCCTGTATTTAATACTGTTAAAGATGCAGTAGATCAAGCAGGTGCAGATACATCTATTATTTTTGTACCGCCAGCATTTGCGGCGGATGCTATTATGGAAGCAGCTGATGCAGGTATTAAAGTTATTATCTGTATTACTGAAGGTATTCCAGTGGCTGATATGATTAAAGCATATGATTACATCAAAGGAAGAGGTTGTAGGTTAGTAGGACCTAACTGTCCAGGTGTAATTACTCCAGAGGAAGCAAAAGTAGGTATTATGCCAGGTTTTGTTTTCAAAAAGGGAAATATTGGTATTGTGTCTAAGTCAGGTACTCTTACTTATGAAGCAGCTGACCAAGTTGTTCGTCAAGGATTTGGAATTACTACAGCTATTGGTATTGGTGGTGATCCTATCATTGGTACGACTACAAAAGAAGCAGTTGAGTTATTAATGAATGATCCTGAAACTCATTGTATTATTATGATTGGTGAAATTGGAGGACAATTAGAAGCTGACGCTGCCAAATGGATTAAAGCAGATGGTAATCGTAAGCCAGTTGTTGGATTTATTGCAGGAGAAACAGCTCCAAAGGGACGTACAATGGGGCATGCAGGTGCTATTGTAGGCGGTGCTGATGACACAGCTGAAGCTAAGAAACGTATCATGAGAGAAAATGGTATTCACGTAGTAGATTCACCAGCTGAAATTGGTAAAAAAGTAAAAGAAGTATTAGGATAA
- a CDS encoding AMP-dependent synthetase/ligase, whose protein sequence is MTNITRLFDFPYYQLEQNNLPDALVTKYNGKWVKTSTQEYLDKANAVSRALIAMGVQKDDKIAIISSNNRTEWNIMDIGVLQIGAQTVPIYPTISEQDYEYILNHSESKYCFVSDKEVLKKLNSIKANVTSLVGVFTFDEISDEKNWADLLVIGKDTSTQNLVEERKNNVKPSDLATIIYTSGTTGKPKGVMLSHNNIVSNVLNSSDRIPLVAGKAKAMSFLPICHIFERVILYIYQYYSISIYFAESIDKISDNFKEVQPDVFTVVPRLLEKVYDKIYAKGTELTGLKKKIFFWAVELGLKYQPYGQNGWWYEFQLKIARKLIFSKWQEALGGNVKLMVSGSAALQTRLTRVFSAAGMPVMEGYGLTETSPVISVNDMRNGLFRIGAVGKPIKNVEVKIAEDGEILFRGPNLMMGYYKDQAQTDEVIKNGYFHTGDIGEFDKDGFLRITDRKKEMFKTSGGKYVAPQILENTFKQSRFIEQIMVIGEGQKMPAAIIQPAFEFIREWAHIHHVNIGTTNEELIQNQEVIKRIYQEINHFNAKFGNWEQVKKFELTSDVWSIDGGQLTPTLKLKRKVVLEKYKDLYAKIYE, encoded by the coding sequence ATGACGAACATTACAAGATTATTTGATTTTCCTTATTATCAGCTAGAACAGAACAACTTACCAGATGCGCTGGTTACAAAATATAATGGAAAATGGGTTAAAACGTCTACCCAAGAATATTTAGATAAAGCAAATGCCGTTTCGAGAGCACTTATTGCCATGGGGGTGCAAAAAGATGATAAAATAGCAATTATATCATCCAATAACAGAACAGAATGGAATATTATGGATATAGGAGTGTTGCAAATTGGAGCTCAAACAGTTCCTATTTACCCAACTATATCGGAGCAAGATTACGAATATATTTTAAATCATTCAGAATCCAAGTATTGTTTCGTATCTGATAAAGAAGTTCTGAAAAAACTAAATTCAATAAAAGCCAATGTAACTAGCTTGGTTGGAGTTTTTACTTTTGATGAAATTTCAGATGAAAAAAATTGGGCTGATTTATTGGTTATAGGAAAAGATACAAGTACACAAAACTTAGTTGAAGAGCGTAAAAATAATGTCAAGCCAAGTGATTTAGCAACTATTATTTATACATCAGGTACTACAGGTAAACCTAAAGGAGTCATGTTATCTCATAATAATATTGTATCCAATGTTTTAAATAGTTCGGATAGGATACCATTAGTAGCTGGTAAAGCAAAGGCTATGAGTTTTCTACCTATTTGTCATATCTTTGAGAGAGTTATTCTATATATTTATCAATATTATTCTATTTCAATTTATTTTGCTGAATCGATTGATAAAATCTCAGATAATTTTAAAGAAGTTCAGCCAGATGTGTTTACCGTTGTTCCTAGATTATTAGAAAAAGTATATGATAAAATTTATGCTAAAGGAACAGAGTTAACAGGTCTTAAAAAGAAAATCTTCTTCTGGGCTGTTGAGCTAGGTTTAAAATACCAACCATATGGTCAAAACGGATGGTGGTATGAATTTCAATTAAAAATTGCTCGTAAATTAATATTCAGTAAATGGCAAGAAGCTTTAGGAGGAAACGTTAAGCTAATGGTTTCTGGTAGTGCTGCATTACAAACTCGATTAACACGTGTATTTTCAGCTGCTGGAATGCCTGTAATGGAAGGTTACGGTTTAACAGAAACATCTCCAGTTATAAGTGTAAATGATATGCGTAATGGCTTATTTCGTATAGGAGCCGTAGGTAAACCAATAAAAAATGTAGAAGTCAAAATAGCTGAAGATGGTGAAATTCTTTTCAGAGGTCCCAATCTAATGATGGGGTATTATAAAGATCAAGCACAGACTGATGAAGTTATTAAAAATGGATATTTTCATACAGGAGATATTGGAGAATTTGATAAAGATGGCTTTTTACGCATAACTGATCGTAAAAAAGAAATGTTTAAAACTTCAGGAGGGAAGTATGTAGCTCCTCAAATCCTAGAAAATACATTCAAACAATCTCGATTTATAGAACAAATAATGGTCATTGGAGAAGGACAAAAAATGCCTGCTGCTATTATACAACCTGCTTTTGAATTTATAAGAGAATGGGCTCATATTCATCATGTGAATATTGGTACTACAAATGAAGAGCTTATTCAAAATCAAGAAGTTATTAAGAGGATTTATCAGGAGATAAATCATTTTAATGCTAAATTTGGAAATTGGGAGCAAGTTAAGAAGTTCGAACTAACATCCGATGTTTGGTCAATAGATGGAGGGCAACTTACTCCAACTCTAAAATTAAAGCGAAAAGTAGTTTTAGAAAAATATAAAGATCTTTATGCTAAAATTTATGAATAA
- a CDS encoding alpha/beta fold hydrolase, with translation MKKKKQKSITVPKMIIYTAKGLAFFSKRLTTKFCIRLFTTPTKHKTPKREWHMVQNSKKEPLFIPKINKQIEVYHYGDGTKKVLLVHGWSGRGTQLFKIADELLKLGYSTISYDAPGHGRSKSSPTLITEFIACNFELEKQFGPFEYAIGHSLGGMSLLNSVKRGLQVKKIVTIGAADRIIDVLYSFIKQLHLRPEIAELMKEKFEANFGESIDNYDAANAAKDVKIPTLVIHDKDDHEVPLICGKNIYRELSNGTFIETEKLGHRKILGNDDVIKASIQFLN, from the coding sequence TTGAAAAAGAAAAAACAAAAGAGTATTACTGTACCTAAGATGATCATTTATACTGCAAAGGGATTAGCCTTTTTTTCTAAAAGATTAACAACTAAGTTTTGTATTCGACTATTTACAACTCCTACAAAACATAAAACGCCAAAGAGAGAATGGCATATGGTTCAAAATTCTAAAAAGGAACCTCTTTTTATTCCTAAAATAAACAAACAAATAGAAGTTTATCATTATGGAGATGGTACAAAAAAAGTTTTATTAGTTCATGGTTGGTCAGGAAGAGGTACTCAACTTTTTAAAATTGCTGATGAATTATTAAAGCTTGGGTATTCTACAATTAGTTATGACGCACCAGGACATGGAAGGTCTAAATCTAGCCCTACTTTAATCACTGAATTTATAGCTTGCAATTTTGAATTAGAAAAACAATTTGGTCCATTTGAATATGCTATTGGCCATTCTTTAGGAGGTATGTCTTTACTTAATTCGGTAAAAAGAGGATTACAAGTAAAAAAAATAGTCACAATTGGGGCTGCCGATAGAATTATTGACGTTTTATATTCTTTTATCAAACAATTGCATTTACGACCAGAAATTGCAGAACTAATGAAAGAAAAATTTGAAGCTAATTTTGGGGAATCTATTGATAATTATGATGCTGCAAATGCAGCAAAAGATGTTAAGATTCCTACCTTAGTCATCCATGATAAAGATGATCATGAAGTTCCTTTAATTTGTGGAAAAAATATTTATAGAGAACTATCTAATGGAACTTTTATTGAAACTGAAAAGTTAGGTCATAGAAAAATACTAGGAAATGATGATGTAATAAAGGCTAGCATTCAATTTTTAAACTAG
- a CDS encoding M48 family metallopeptidase, with protein sequence MKKTIVFGFSILCLITACAKNPFTGKSTMALVPDSQIFPTAFQQYNQFLSENKVIKGTADAKRVENVGIKIKTAAERWLNANGNSTYLKNYAWEYNLVDSKEVNAWCMPGGKIVVYTGILPITKDDAGMAAVMGHEVAHALANHGQQRMSAGLLQQAGAIGVAIATSGKSQQQQTEFMQYYGLASQVGGMLPFSRAHESEADQIGLLLMAIAGYNPENAVYVWERMSAKAGGQAPPEFMSTHPSNETRITNLKQWIPSVKAEAAKFGVVFK encoded by the coding sequence ATGAAAAAAACAATCGTATTCGGATTTAGTATTTTATGTTTGATAACAGCATGTGCTAAAAATCCTTTTACAGGAAAAAGTACTATGGCATTAGTGCCTGATAGTCAAATTTTTCCAACAGCTTTTCAACAATACAATCAGTTTTTATCTGAAAATAAAGTAATAAAAGGAACGGCTGATGCAAAACGCGTTGAAAATGTTGGAATAAAAATAAAAACAGCCGCTGAAAGATGGTTAAACGCAAATGGAAATTCAACTTATTTAAAAAATTACGCTTGGGAATATAATTTAGTAGATAGTAAAGAGGTAAATGCTTGGTGTATGCCAGGAGGGAAAATAGTAGTTTATACAGGTATTTTGCCTATAACTAAAGATGATGCAGGAATGGCAGCAGTTATGGGACATGAAGTAGCACATGCGTTAGCAAATCATGGGCAACAACGTATGAGTGCTGGTTTGTTACAACAAGCTGGAGCTATAGGGGTTGCTATTGCTACTAGTGGTAAATCTCAACAACAACAAACTGAGTTTATGCAGTATTATGGATTAGCTTCTCAAGTAGGAGGAATGTTACCTTTTAGTAGAGCTCATGAATCAGAAGCAGATCAAATAGGATTATTACTTATGGCTATTGCAGGTTATAATCCTGAAAACGCAGTATATGTGTGGGAACGTATGTCTGCCAAAGCGGGAGGACAAGCACCGCCTGAATTTATGAGTACGCACCCTAGTAATGAAACTCGTATTACCAATCTAAAACAATGGATTCCCAGTGTAAAAGCAGAAGCAGCTAAATTTGGTGTTGTATTTAAATAA